The following coding sequences are from one Musa acuminata AAA Group cultivar baxijiao chromosome BXJ1-6, Cavendish_Baxijiao_AAA, whole genome shotgun sequence window:
- the LOC103989286 gene encoding uncharacterized protein LOC103989286 — protein sequence MASASSSSSSGIFASICLLHAAVAATCGALMMFYLNEIAVVGHGRETARRLQGSTPHDQLLIQTSDSFAGLLLFAIGLLLFMVAFVKDRDFQAFFAKGCILLHAAMALWRVFFERRLEDLARDWPRQLVGDLVLSLSWVLFLVYSWREKYD from the coding sequence atggCGTCGGcgtcgtcttcgtcttcgtcGGGGATCTTTGCGTCGATCTGCCTGCTGCACGCGGCGGTGGCGGCCACGTGCGGGGCGCTGATGATGTTCTACCTGAACGAGATCGCGGTGGTGGGGCACGGGCGGGAGACGGCGCGGAGGTTGCAGGGGTCGACGCCCCACGACCAGCTGCTGATCCAGACCTCTGACTCCTTCGCCGGCCTGCTGCTCTTCGCCATCGGCCTCCTCCTCTTCATGGTGGCCTTCGTCAAGGACCGCGACTTCCAGGCCTTCTTCGCCAAGGGCTGCATCCTCCTCCATGCCGCCATGGCCTTGTGGCGCGTCTTCTTCGAGCGCCGCCTCGAGGACCTCGCCCGCGACTGGCCTCGCCAGCTTGTCGGCGACCTCGTCCTCAGCCTCTCCTGGGTCCTTTTCCTCGTATACTCTTGGAGGGAGAAGTACGACTAA
- the LOC135676959 gene encoding uncharacterized protein LOC135676959 isoform X1 translates to MADLLGEKGHLIWLGKKCCFGMPEAGCPCSKKTDYSCENVCGGQASRAALSMSRRLRCALQGFDLKALLLLFIGVPTLVFVIYAHGQKITYFLRPLWESPPKPFRTIPHYYHENVSMENLCKLHGWGIREMPRRVYDAVLFSNELDILEVRWNELSPYVSEFILLESNSTFTGLKKPLFFAENRHRFKFVESRLTYGTFGGRFVKGENPFVEEAYQRKALDQLIRIAGISDDDLLIMSDVDEIPSGHTINLLRWCDEIPEKLHLQLRNYLYSFEFYLDDDSWRASVHRYRAGKTTYAHLRQTDDLLADSGWHCSFCFRHISEFIFKMNAYSHVDRVRFAYFLNRFRIQDVICRGADLFDMLPEEHTFQKIIAKLGPIPSTYSVVNLPGYLIQNADQYRYLLPGNCKRERG, encoded by the exons ATGGCGGATCTTTTGGGGGAAAAAGGTCATCTTATTTGGTTGGGGAAGAAGTGTTGCTTCGGTATGCCGGAGGCCGGGTGTCCGTGCTCCAAGAAGACGGATTATTCCTGCGAGAACGTCTGCGGGGGG CAGGCTTCAAGAGCAGCTCTGAGCATGTCCCGGCGGCTCCGGTGCGCCCTCCAGGGGTTCGATCTCAAGgcactattgcttctcttcaTCGGCGTTCCCACCCTCGTATTCGTCATCTACGCCCATGGCCAGAAGATCACCTACTTCCTTCGGCCGCTGTGGGAATCCCCTCCTAAGCCCTTCAGGACCATACCCCATTACTACCACGAGAACGTCTCCATGGAGAACCTGTGCAAGCTCCACGGGTGGGGCATCCGGGAAATGCCGAGGCGTGTGTACGATGCCGTCTTGTTCAGCAATGAGCTCGACATCCTGGAAGTTCGTTGGAACGAGCTCAGCCCTTACGTCTCGGAGTTCATTCTGCTCGAGTCCAATTCAACATTCACCGGCTTGAAGAAGCCCCTCTTCTTTGCAGAGAACCGCCACCGCTTCAAGTTCGTGGAGTCACGGTTGACTTATGGGACTTTTGGGGGGAGATTTGTAAAAGGGGAGAATCCTTTTGTCGAGGAGGCTTACCAGCGGAAGGCATTGGATCAGCTTATCAGGATTGCCGGAATCAGTGATGATGATTTGTTAATCATGTCCGATGTTGATGAGATACCTAGTGGTCACACTATCAACCTTCTCAGGTGGTGCGATGAGATTCCAGAGAAGCTTCATCTCCAGCTTCGGAACTACCTCTACTCCTTTGAGTTCTACCTTGATGACGATAGTTGGAGGGCTTCAGTTCACCGTTACCGAGCTGGGAAGACCACATATGCCCATTTGCGTCAGACAGATGACCTATTAGCAGACTCCGGGTGGCACTGCAGCTTCTGCTTCCGGCACATCAGCGagtttatttttaaaatgaatGCATATAGCCATGTTGATCGTGTCCGATTTGCTTATTTCTTAAATCGTTTCAGAATTCAGGATGTCATATGCCGTGGAGCTGACCTTTTCGACATGCTTCCTGAGGAACACACGTTCCAGAAAATAATTGCCAAGCTGGGGCCAATTCCTAGTACATACTCTGTTGTAAATCTTCCAGGTTATCTGATTCAGAATGCTGACCAGTACAGATACCTCCTTCCGGGGAACTGCAAAAGAGAAAGAGGCTAA
- the LOC135676959 gene encoding uncharacterized protein LOC135676959 isoform X2, translating to MADLLGEKGHLIWLGKKCCFGMPEAGCPCSKKTDYSCENVCGGASRAALSMSRRLRCALQGFDLKALLLLFIGVPTLVFVIYAHGQKITYFLRPLWESPPKPFRTIPHYYHENVSMENLCKLHGWGIREMPRRVYDAVLFSNELDILEVRWNELSPYVSEFILLESNSTFTGLKKPLFFAENRHRFKFVESRLTYGTFGGRFVKGENPFVEEAYQRKALDQLIRIAGISDDDLLIMSDVDEIPSGHTINLLRWCDEIPEKLHLQLRNYLYSFEFYLDDDSWRASVHRYRAGKTTYAHLRQTDDLLADSGWHCSFCFRHISEFIFKMNAYSHVDRVRFAYFLNRFRIQDVICRGADLFDMLPEEHTFQKIIAKLGPIPSTYSVVNLPGYLIQNADQYRYLLPGNCKRERG from the exons ATGGCGGATCTTTTGGGGGAAAAAGGTCATCTTATTTGGTTGGGGAAGAAGTGTTGCTTCGGTATGCCGGAGGCCGGGTGTCCGTGCTCCAAGAAGACGGATTATTCCTGCGAGAACGTCTGCGGGGGG GCTTCAAGAGCAGCTCTGAGCATGTCCCGGCGGCTCCGGTGCGCCCTCCAGGGGTTCGATCTCAAGgcactattgcttctcttcaTCGGCGTTCCCACCCTCGTATTCGTCATCTACGCCCATGGCCAGAAGATCACCTACTTCCTTCGGCCGCTGTGGGAATCCCCTCCTAAGCCCTTCAGGACCATACCCCATTACTACCACGAGAACGTCTCCATGGAGAACCTGTGCAAGCTCCACGGGTGGGGCATCCGGGAAATGCCGAGGCGTGTGTACGATGCCGTCTTGTTCAGCAATGAGCTCGACATCCTGGAAGTTCGTTGGAACGAGCTCAGCCCTTACGTCTCGGAGTTCATTCTGCTCGAGTCCAATTCAACATTCACCGGCTTGAAGAAGCCCCTCTTCTTTGCAGAGAACCGCCACCGCTTCAAGTTCGTGGAGTCACGGTTGACTTATGGGACTTTTGGGGGGAGATTTGTAAAAGGGGAGAATCCTTTTGTCGAGGAGGCTTACCAGCGGAAGGCATTGGATCAGCTTATCAGGATTGCCGGAATCAGTGATGATGATTTGTTAATCATGTCCGATGTTGATGAGATACCTAGTGGTCACACTATCAACCTTCTCAGGTGGTGCGATGAGATTCCAGAGAAGCTTCATCTCCAGCTTCGGAACTACCTCTACTCCTTTGAGTTCTACCTTGATGACGATAGTTGGAGGGCTTCAGTTCACCGTTACCGAGCTGGGAAGACCACATATGCCCATTTGCGTCAGACAGATGACCTATTAGCAGACTCCGGGTGGCACTGCAGCTTCTGCTTCCGGCACATCAGCGagtttatttttaaaatgaatGCATATAGCCATGTTGATCGTGTCCGATTTGCTTATTTCTTAAATCGTTTCAGAATTCAGGATGTCATATGCCGTGGAGCTGACCTTTTCGACATGCTTCCTGAGGAACACACGTTCCAGAAAATAATTGCCAAGCTGGGGCCAATTCCTAGTACATACTCTGTTGTAAATCTTCCAGGTTATCTGATTCAGAATGCTGACCAGTACAGATACCTCCTTCCGGGGAACTGCAAAAGAGAAAGAGGCTAA